One window of Nymphaea colorata isolate Beijing-Zhang1983 chromosome 11, ASM883128v2, whole genome shotgun sequence genomic DNA carries:
- the LOC116264677 gene encoding protein ACTIVITY OF BC1 COMPLEX KINASE 1, chloroplastic, producing the protein MEVLLVRQLSAASPCKSRSGDFPCIHLAPYGKHCQPATSDQRHRHLKLEKQQFLKGRFSLSRGKHIVGFQLSVSKSPSLRISSEQKAVILRRRGEKDNGQIEKASNALEQLDFERGVCIPFRKYTPETVRNKVLESRGGILSLIGRGVEIVWNLGLYWSGLVYDFVLGQDQEVVQFRARQLRKLLCQLGPSFIKAGQVLANRPDIIREDYMNELCILQDDVPPFPNQEAFSIIEEELGQPLEKVFSKISAETIAAASLGQVYRATLRSSGEDVAVKVQRPGIEPIIYRDLFLFRTLASFLNGISLQKLGCNAELIVDEFGEKLLEELDYTLEARNLEDFLENFKNDPTVKIPKVYKELSGERVLVMEWIDGIRCTNPQAIKEAGIDVNGFLTVGVSAALRQLLEFGLFHGDPHPGNIFAMRDGRIAYVDFGNVAVLSQQNKQILIDAVVHAVNEDYVEMANDFTRLGFLASGTDVSPIVPALEAIWQNSAGKGLADFNFRSVTGKFNQLVYQYPIRIPERFSLVIRSLLTQEGICFTLKPDFKFLEVAYPYVAKRLLTDPNPALRERLIQVLFKDGAFQWKRLENLITLAKENVAKMNSNPALQTRNMRSSRDVQVEKKLDLTDTIKDGAKMFMIDSGIRRQLLLALTEDSRLHIQELVDVYRLVEDEIDIPTVALQVLQELPAVTRDLMLSWSESVLSDR; encoded by the exons ATGGAAGTTCTTCTGGTTCGTCAGTTAAGTGCAGCATCACCTTGCAAATCTAGAAGTGGGGATTTTCCTTGCATACATTTGGCACCCTATGGTAAACACTGTCAACCAGCTACTTCGGATCAAAGGCACCGACActtgaaattggaaaaacaacAGTTTCTTAAAGGAAGGTTTTCATTATCTAGAGGGAAGCATATTGTAGGATTTCAATTGTCAGTTTCAAAATCTCCATCTTTACGTATCTCAAGTGAGCAAAAGGCAGTGATATTGAGAAGAAGGGGTGAGAAGGATAACGGTCAAATTGAAAAAGCAAGCAATGCTCTGGAACAACTTGATTTTGAGCGTGGTGTTTGCATCCCTTTTCGCAAATACACACCTGAAACA GTGCGGAATAAGGTATTAGAATCAAGAGGGGGAATATTATCTCTGATTGGTCGTGGGGTGGAGATAGTTTGGAATTTGGGTTTGTATTGGTCTGGTCTCGTGTATGACTTCGTGCTAGGACAGGATCAGGAAGTTGTTCAATTTCGGGCAAGGCAGCTTCGTAAACTTTTGTGTCAGCTGGGGCCCTCTTTTATTAAGGCTGGTCAG GTTCTGGCAAATCGACCTGATATAATACGAGAAGATTATATGAATGAGCTTTGCATTCTCCAAGATGATGTACCACCATTTCCCAATCAG GAAGCTTTTTCTATTATTGAAGAGGAACTGGGGCAGCCTCTTGAGAAGGTTTTCAGCAAGATCTCAGCAGAGACAATAGCGGCAGCTAGCTTGGGCCAAGTTTATCGGGCTACACTTCGCAGCTCTGGCGAAGATGTGGCAGTTAAG GTTCAAAGGCCCGGTATTGAACCAATAATTTATCGTGATCTTTTCTTGTTTAGAACTTTAGCTTCATTTTTGAATGGGATAAGTCTCCAGAAACTTGGGTGTAATGCTGAACTTATAGTTGACGAATTTGGTGAGAAACTGCTGGAGGAGCTTGATTACACATTG GAAGCTAGAAACCTCGAGGATTTTCTGGAGAACTTCAAAAATGATCCCACAGTTAAGATCCCTAAGGTTTATAAGGAGCTTTCTGGTGAGCGCGTGTTAGTAATGGAGTGGATTGATGGAATACGATGTACAAATCCACAG GCTATCAAAGAAGCAGGCATAGATGTAAACGGTTTCTTAACTGTTGGTGTAAGTGCTGCATTGAGGCAATTGCTAGAATTTGGGCTGTTTCATGGTGATCCACATCCTGGAAATATTTTTGCAATGCGTGATGGTCGCATTGCTTATGTAGATTTTGGGAATGTTGCTGTGCTCAGCCAG CAAAACAAGCAAATATTGATCGATGCTGTTGTCCATGCTGTAAATGAAGATTATGTTGAAATGGCAAATGATTTTACCAGGCTTGGCTTCCTTGCTAGTGGAACCGATGTTTCTCCTATTGTACCAGCCTTGGAAGCGATTTGGCAGAACTCTGCAGGAAAAGGCCTTGCTGATTTCAATTTCCGCAGTGTAACTG GTAAATTTAACCAACTCGTTTATCAGTATCCAATACGAATCCCAGAAAGATTTTCTCTTGTCATTCGCTCCTTGTTGACTCAGGAAGGCATTTGCTTTACACTAAAACCAGATTTTAAATTTCTCGAG GTTGCATATCCTTACGTGGCAAAACGTCTTTTAACAGACCCAAATCCTGCTCTTCGTGAGCGCCTTATTCAG GTTCTGTTTAAAGATGGAGCATTTCAATGGAAACGGCTTGAGAATCTCATAACTTTAGCGAAGGAGAATGTTGCTAAAATGAACAGCAATCCTGCATTGCAAACGAGGAACAT GCGAAGTTCAAGAGATGTGCAAGTTGAAAAAAAACTAGATCTAACTGATACAATCAAGGATGGGGCAAAGATGTTTATGATCGATTCTGGTATTCGACGACAACTTCTTCTGGCTTTGACTGAAGACTCCAGGCTTCACATCCAAGAG CTAGTGGATGTCTATAGATTGGTGGAGGATGAAATAGATATACCGACTGTAGCACTTCAAGTCTTGCAAG AATTGCCTGCTGTAACACGTGACCTCATGCTTTCCTGGAGTGAATCTGTTCTGTCTGACCGTTGA
- the LOC116264984 gene encoding U-box domain-containing protein 4 — MASDDEFTGEDHRRTVVRETVDLAISGEPEMEVRAAREIRRLTKTSARYRRLFAEAGVIETLVRMLALPMDGSKEAALLALLNLAVKDERNKMAIVDAGALEPIIGFLKSESSNLREYATAALLTLSASTTTKPIIAAYGAIPLLVQMLQSGSQQAKSDALMALCNLSTYPDNLHKILSSKPIPPLISMLKAIKKSSKAAEKCSGLLESLSEFEEGRMAIMEEEGGLLTMVELIEDGSFRSRESSVGALLKMCERDGCGFREAILNEGVIPGLLQMTVLGKPRSQRKARLLLGWLRNSTAECLKEEESYVGCQFSKEEESDKARKMLAEMVQVSMEQSLRHLQLRALVGPPSELHLAN; from the exons ATGGCGTCGGACGACGAATTTACCGGGGAGGACCACCGGCGGACTGTCGTTCGGGAGACGGTGGACCTGGCAATCTCCGGCGAGCCGGAGATGGAGGTCCGGGCGGCGAGGGAGATCCGGCGACTGACGAAGACTTCGGCGAGGTACCGTCGGTTGTTTGCGGAGGCGGGAGTGATTGAGACGCTCGTGAGGATGCTCGCCTTGCCGATGGACGGCTCCAAGGAGGCCGCTCTCCTTGCGCTTCTGAATCTCGCCGTCAAGGACGAGAG aaacaAGATGGCAATCGTAGACGCAGGAGCGCTTGAACCGATAATTGGTTTCTTGAAGTCAGAGAGCTCAAATTTAAGGGAGTACGCTACTGCTGCGCTCCTCACTCTCTctgcctccaccaccaccaagCCCATAATCGCTGCCTATGGAGCCATTCCCCTGTTGGTTCAGATGCTACAAAGTGGTAGCCAACAGGCCAAGAGTGACGCCCTCATGGCACTCTGCAACCTCTCAACGTATCCTGATAACCTGCACAAGATCCTCTCGTCTAAACCTATCCCCCCTCTTATTAGCATGCTGAAAGCCATCAAGAAATCCTCAAAAGCAGCTGAAAAGTGCAGTGGCCTGCTGGAATCTTTGTCGGAATTTGAAGAGGGCAGGATGGCAATCATGGAAGAAGAAGGTGGGTTGCTAACGATGGTGGAGCTCATCGAAGACGGGTCTTTCCGAAGCAGGGAAAGTTCTGTCGGGGCTCTCTTGAAGATGTGTGAGAGAGATGGATGCGGATTCAGGGAGGCCATACTGAACGAAGGGGTCATTCCTGGTCTTCTTCAGATGACAGTTCTGGGGAAGCCAAGGTCACAAAGGAAAGCAAGGTTGCTTCTTGGGTGGCTGAGGAACTCCACTGCTGAATGTTTGAAGGAGGAGGAGAGCTATGTTGGGTGCCAATTCAGCAAGGAGGAGGAAAGTGATAAAGCACGGAAGATGCTGGCTGAGATGGTACAAGTGAGCATGGAGCAGAGTCTAAGGCATCTGCAGCTGAGGGCCTTAGTTGGCCCTCCCAGCGAGCTGCATCTGGCTAATTGA